The nucleotide sequence TAGACACCATGCTCATGCTGGATGTGGATTGTTCGTCTGGTGTTCCTGTTTCCTTAATGAGGTCTGGAATAATGGATATGCACTTTCCAGTGCCAAAATTCTCTCTTTGGAGGAAAGAATCAATGAGAACCAAATCCTCAGAGAACTGTAATTAGTACTTGAAAAATCTgcatcttcatccttggagataCTTTTCGTTGTATCTCGAATCTCAATTTGTCATGTAGGCCCATTGAAAATTGTAAAATACTGAACCATTAGCTTGTAGAGCTTACTTTGCACTGTTCATGAGAGGTATATCTATCCTTTTCTGTCTTCTTATTCTGAGTCTTCCTATAAAGATGTTCCACACTAATTTAATCTTTCATGGCAGGTCCATTCAATTTTGAATCTGGGAACAATAGCCTGCCAAAGCTACATCTTAATCCTTATAGCTGGTCAAAGGTGACGATTTGCCCAAGATTTCACAAATAGTGGTTGCAAATTCTATGTTTCTGCTTGCTTATGGTTCTCATCATCTGATAGTTATTTTCCCCCCTATCCTCAGGTATCTAATATCCTCTATTTGGACTCTCCAGCTGGAGTTGGACTGTCCTACTCTAACAATATCTCAGATTATGTCACTGGTGATCTGAAGACAGCTTCTGATTCACACAAGTTCCTTTTGAAGGTGCCTAAATGCATTAATCTATCCCCTTATATCATTAAGCAAGCTAACGCTTAGTAGTTGAGACAAACATGGTTTAATCACTATGATGCCTCATTAAGTAAGATATTGAGTCTTTaaggatgaaaaaaaaatacaaaaagttCAATTATGTGCATATCAATTGGTTTGTATCTTTTTTTCTTGTGGGAGCTTAAGCTATTTTTGGTTTGATTGTACAAGCAGTGGTTTCAGTTATACCCTGAGTTTCTAGCAAATCCATTTTACATATCCGGGGAGTCTTATGCTGGAGTTTATGTTCCAACTCTTTCTTATGAAGTTGCTCAAGGTACAAAGACAACACTGTTGAGTTGGCTAATTTCTTCCTCTTTGCTTTTGTTGATCAAAAGATTTCCTTCCAGGAATCAAGTCTGGAGTAGAGCCTATTCTAAATTTCAAGGTATCATATAATGgttttcttgtttgctttcttcGATATATGTTCAGACATAATTTCAAACCTCTCCCATATACTCCTTTCAGGGCTACATGGTTGGAAATGGGGTTGCTGATAATGTGTTTGATGGAGATGCTCTTGTTCCATTTGCATTTGGAATGGGACTTATATCAAATGATTTGTTTCAGGTGTTACTTTCACGCTGCACTATACCTAGTTTCATGGATCGTGAAagtgaatttattaacaaaattcCACAAGATGGCCAATTTGCTGATGGATGCATACTATATCTATATCTGCTTAGTTCATCCAATTTCAACTGGTCtctgtttacttggttacatcATTTTGTGTGCTTATGTTTCAGGAAGTTAATAATTCTTGTAATGGAAGTTACTGGAATCCAACAGATGAGAGTTGTAAAAGCCAGCTAGACAAAGTTGATAAGGTAATATTGATCTTATTTTGTGTCAATCTACTTTAACTGATAATATCAAGGTTCACTTTGCTTGCATGGCCAGGTACTTGATGACCTTAACATCTATAATATCCTGGAACCCTGCTATCACAGTTCTGAAAGCAGTGAACTTGCACTTCGTAATGACAAATTGCCTTTGAGTTTCAGAAGATTAGGTGAGACCAATAGGCCTTTACCTGTTCGAAAAAGAATGTTTGGTCGTTCTTGGCCTTATAGAGCACCAGTCAAACAAGGTCGTATCCCTACCTGGCCAGAACTTGGACTTGGAAGTGAAACAGTTCCCTGTACGGTGAGTATCCGAATAGTAGTAAATTTATAAAGGGGATTGGAAGCATGTTTAATAGTTCGTAGTTTACTAACTTATGGAATGATCACTTGTCAAATTAATAGGCACTGCAGTGTTAGTGAGAAGTGAACACTATTTTGCTAGATCATTTATTAACCATCAAGCAACGATGTCATTCTTGACTTGAATTATGCTGTAGGATGATCAAGTTGCAACTGCATGGCTGAATGATGAATCAGTGAGATCAGCAATTCATGGCGAGATGGTACAGTAAAAGATTACTGAAAACTATTAACCACTTCATTGTTTCAATGAAACTAAGTCATTTGTTTTTGATCCTTTTTTTCCCTTTCGCTCTAAAATGGTTAGGAAAGCATAACAGGACCATGGGAACTATGTACAGACAAGATTACCTTCTACAGTGATGCTGGAAGCATGATCAAGTATCACAAGAACCTAACTGCTATTGGTTATCGTGCACTCATATTCAGGTAACTTGCCTTTAATTTTTCTTTGGAGTGCAATCTTTCTTGGTAATAGAAGTCCTTCTATCCTTTTAACTTCTGGCAATACAATTTATGTGTGCAAAGTTTTGTAAATGAGTGTAACAAAAAAAGCAACATCTCTTCCAAAAGTTTCCCACCAGTGCTCTGATTTCCAGTTAAATGTTTTGTTTTTGCTCATCAAGGTTAAGTTCTATACTGTACTCGCAGCGGTGACCATGATATGTGTGTGCCTTTCACCGGTACCGAAGCATGGACTAGATCACTGGGCTATGGAATTATTGATGAATGGAGGCCTTGGTATGTTGATGCTCAAGTTGCTGGGTAAGCATTCAACCTCTTGTGCTCTAACACAGCAGGTGGACAAATTTTATCACATCTGCCGCAATTCATTTCTCCTCTTCACTTTTTATTCTCTTCTTTGCAGATACACCCAAGGGTACGGGCATGATCTTACCTTTCTCACCATAAAGGTATCGTTTTTAAAATTCCAAACATGTTTCTTTGATCAGCATCCAAAGTTTTTTCACTTTGCTTGTGATATCGTGTTTCAGGGATCTGGTCATACTGTTCCTGAATACAAGCCAAAAGAGGCATTGGCCTTCTACACACGTTGGCTGTCTGGCACAAGCATTTGAACAAATTGTTTTGCATTTGTTTCCTAATTCTACCTCGATGCAACCATGGAGTTTGCCTCGATTTAGTACTTAACCTATCACCTGGCCAACCTCGCACTAACTTGGATCTGTTTATGTTAGTGTTCTCTTTCTTAAATAATGCAATGGTTAACTGGATTATGAAGAAGATTCTTGCCTCATCACTCAACTATTAGTTATTGATGTTGCAATTTTTATCTAATAAAAAAATAGCATGGTAACCGAAAACAGCAATAAGAATGTTCAGTTCAGGCAATGGCAACCTCGATGTCATTGCGTCGACCATCTTCCTTACTGTTGGCAGTGGAGCTGCTGGACTCATCTGAATTAAGGAAGAGGCAAACCACGGCGCAGTCGTCGATCTTTGACGTTGGATACTTGAACTTCCAAGCCAGAGCAGCTGATTCAACGAGAGAGCGAgcagacgacgacgacgacgacctTGTGGGAGCAGAAGCAACGATGCTCACCACATCTTTGTTGGACAAAGCATCCCAGACCTGGCAAAAACTGGGAAGAACTTAAGGATATTTCTCGTAGAACAATTACATCATTCGACTGATCATGTTTCAGCGGGCTTGGAATCTCACCCCATCAGTTGCCAAGACGACAAACTCGTCTTTTGCCGTAACGCGTCTGTATGAAACCTCAGGAACCGAGATCAAACCGAAATCCTTCAAACAAAAATCTCCAAAAGCCCGCGCCATGGCCAAGCCGGGGGAGTCCTTATTGGGCAACCATACCCGAGCGACTTCTGGTTCATTTTTCAAGGCAAAGACTCGGCCCCTGTGTCGCCTAATTCTTTCGGCTTCCCCTTGAATTGAATTGAAAAGAAAAGAATCTATAAGATTTAGACTACAATCATGGAAGTAAGATGAAAAGAGTGGTGGAAAAAGCATACGGGGGAGGCTCGGTTTGAGATCCCTGGTCAATTGAACTGCAATCAAAGAGTTGTTTTCATCTCTAGTGCCCAAAACTGCTCTGGAATCTCCAACATTTCCAATGACAAGTTCTTGCCCCTGAAGAAGACGAGATCGATCACAAAAGAGAAAACAACCtacaagttgtaaataatatcAATCAACCTGCTTGACCAGAGCGACTGCTGTTGTCCCACTACAGAAACAATCAATCTCCGGGTGAAGCCTGAGTTCTTTATCCACGACTCTGAAAGCCTTCAGGAATGAATCTTTCCATGCTTTAAAGAAATGTAAATGGCCATCAGAAGCTCTTGCAGATGGCGAATTGGCACGTAGATTCAGAGGCAGAATGTCTCTTACTTTCCTTGCCACCATGTGGCCATTTGGACCGTGGCCATCAAAAACTCCGCAAAAGACTGTATCGCTCCTACCATCAAAATTCTGCATGTTGAAGATGAATTCGTTACGATTTTATCTTGGATAATCAAGATCAGGAAGTTAGTCTTACAGATATAGGATCTTTAGTCGTGTTCTGTCGTCTTCCGATGTGACGAGACATAGATAGTTGGCTGGAATtcaacaaaacaagcaaagacgGCGACAAAATAAATCACCTCCCAAACGATCATGGCGTCCTGGTTGGTCCCCTTCGTGCCCTGCTGGGTGAAGAGCGACGCGGCGCTGGTGGCGCCGTTGAGGCACATCCTCCCGGGGATTCCGTGGAGCTCCTCGTCCTCCGGAGACGACAGGCAGGACCCCATCGGGAGGGTCCTGATCACGTTCCATATGCATTCCAGAGCAGCGAGGCAGTTGAACCGAGCAAATAGAGTTGGAGGATCCGTCGATTCCTTCTGCGCCAGGCTTATCCTCCCCTCTCAGATAGGAAATATCA is from Zingiber officinale cultivar Zhangliang chromosome 7B, Zo_v1.1, whole genome shotgun sequence and encodes:
- the LOC122005360 gene encoding probable protein phosphatase 2C 33 isoform X2; translated protein: MGSCLSSPEDEELHGIPGRMCLNGATSAASLFTQQGTKGTNQDAMIVWENFDGRSDTVFCGVFDGHGPNGHMVARKVRDILPLNLRANSPSARASDGHLHFFKAWKDSFLKAFRVVDKELRLHPEIDCFCSGTTAVALVKQGQELVIGNVGDSRAVLGTRDENNSLIAVQLTRDLKPSLPREAERIRRHRGRVFALKNEPEVARVWLPNKDSPGLAMARAFGDFCLKDFGLISVPEVSYRRVTAKDEFVVLATDGVWDALSNKDVVSIVASAPTRSSSSSSARSLVESAALAWKFKYPTSKIDDCAVVCLFLNSDESSSSTANSKEDGRRNDIEVAIA
- the LOC122005360 gene encoding probable protein phosphatase 2C 33 isoform X1 is translated as MGSCLSSPEDEELHGIPGRMCLNGATSAASLFTQQGTKGTNQDAMIVWENFDGRSDTVFCGVFDGHGPNGHMVARKVRDILPLNLRANSPSARASDGHLHFFKAWKDSFLKAFRVVDKELRLHPEIDCFCSGTTAVALVKQGQELVIGNVGDSRAVLGTRDENNSLIAVQLTRDLKPSLPRMLFPPLFSSYFHDCSLNLIDSFLFNSIQGEAERIRRHRGRVFALKNEPEVARVWLPNKDSPGLAMARAFGDFCLKDFGLISVPEVSYRRVTAKDEFVVLATDGVWDALSNKDVVSIVASAPTRSSSSSSARSLVESAALAWKFKYPTSKIDDCAVVCLFLNSDESSSSTANSKEDGRRNDIEVAIA
- the LOC122005360 gene encoding probable protein phosphatase 2C 33 isoform X4, whose amino-acid sequence is MGSCLSSPEDEELHGIPGRMCLNGATSAASLFTQQGTKGTNQDAMIVWENFDGRSDTVFCGVFDGHGPNGHMVARKVRDILPLNLRANSPSARASDGHLHFFKAWKDSFLKAFRVVDKELRLHPEIDCFCSGTTAVALVKQGQELVIGNVGDSRAVLGTRDENNSLIAVQLTRDLKPSLPREAERIRRHRGRVFALKNEPEVARVWLPNKDSPGLAMARAFGDFCLKDFGLISVPEVSYRRVTAKDEFVVLATDGFLPGLGCFVQQRCGEHRCFCSHKVVVVVVCSLSR
- the LOC122005360 gene encoding probable protein phosphatase 2C 33 isoform X3, which translates into the protein MSRHIGRRQNTTKDPISNFDGRSDTVFCGVFDGHGPNGHMVARKVRDILPLNLRANSPSARASDGHLHFFKAWKDSFLKAFRVVDKELRLHPEIDCFCSGTTAVALVKQGQELVIGNVGDSRAVLGTRDENNSLIAVQLTRDLKPSLPRMLFPPLFSSYFHDCSLNLIDSFLFNSIQGEAERIRRHRGRVFALKNEPEVARVWLPNKDSPGLAMARAFGDFCLKDFGLISVPEVSYRRVTAKDEFVVLATDGVWDALSNKDVVSIVASAPTRSSSSSSARSLVESAALAWKFKYPTSKIDDCAVVCLFLNSDESSSSTANSKEDGRRNDIEVAIA
- the LOC122005359 gene encoding serine carboxypeptidase 1-like encodes the protein MAVPRFCRAPLLGFLFLLAGGLSLAAPEGARITSVPGFTGTLPSDHYGGYVTIDEEHGKKLYYYFVLSEGNPSEDPLVLWLNGGPGCSSFDGFVYEHGPFNFESGNNSLPKLHLNPYSWSKVSNILYLDSPAGVGLSYSNNISDYVTGDLKTASDSHKFLLKWFQLYPEFLANPFYISGESYAGVYVPTLSYEVAQGIKSGVEPILNFKGYMVGNGVADNVFDGDALVPFAFGMGLISNDLFQEVNNSCNGSYWNPTDESCKSQLDKVDKVLDDLNIYNILEPCYHSSESSELALRNDKLPLSFRRLGETNRPLPVRKRMFGRSWPYRAPVKQGRIPTWPELGLGSETVPCTDDQVATAWLNDESVRSAIHGEMESITGPWELCTDKITFYSDAGSMIKYHKNLTAIGYRALIFSGDHDMCVPFTGTEAWTRSLGYGIIDEWRPWYVDAQVAGYTQGYGHDLTFLTIKGSGHTVPEYKPKEALAFYTRWLSGTSI